CTAGCGGCCCGGCAGCAATCCGTGGTGCTCTCAGGACTCCGGGTCTGACTCAGGAACGGGCTCTCTCGCACCAATGAGCTTACCGACCTCTTTGCCGACGCCACCCGCCCAATTTATGCTCCCACACCCGTTTCATCCTCCCTGGTCGCGCGCAGCGCGGTGGTAGACTCAGGACGACGGCGTGGGGCGTCGCGCCTTCACCTGATCATCTCTCCTCACCCCACCGTCGCGCCGCCGCAGCTGGAGCCGGCGCCGGCGGTGCAGCCGAAGCAGTGGGGGCCCAGCACGATCTCGCGGCGCTCCAGCGCCTCCAGGTCGAAGTCGAAGACGGTGCGGGGGGCGCGCGGGTGCACCGGCAGCTCCAGCATCTGGTTGAAGTCGCAGTCGTAGAGGGTGCCGTCCCACCCGACCGAGAGCGTGTTGCGGCACATCACCCCCGCCGCGGCCGCCGGGTTGAACGCCGCCGCCAGCCGCTCCAGGTACTCCTCCAGCGCGCCCGTCTGCTGCAGGAACTCCAGGAAGCGCGCGATCGGCATGTTGGTGATGGTGTAGAGCGCGTTGAACTCGATGCCGTACAGCCGCAGCAGCTGCCGCCTCCACTCCTGCTCCAGCGCCTTCTGCCCGCCGGGGAGGAAGGTGCCCACGGGGTTGGTCACCAGGTCCAGCACCAGCCCCGTCCCCGGCCTGCCGTACCCCAGCGCGTTCAGCCGCCTGAGCGCCGCCACCGACTCCTCGAACACCCCCTCGCCGCGCTGCGTGTCGGTCCCCTTCTGCCGGTAGTGCGGGAGGCTCGCCACCACGTGCACCCCGTGCTCGGCGAAGAACTCCGGCAGGTACGCGTAGTTCGGTAGCAGGGTGATGGTGAGGTTGCAGCGGTCCATCACCTGCTTCCCCGCGGCGCGGGCGCGGGTCACGATCTCGCGCCAGCGTCGGTGCAGCTCGGGGGCGCCGCCGGTGATGTCGACGGTGGGGATGGCGGTCTGCTCGATGATCTCCAGGCAGCGGTCCACCACCGCGTCGGGCATCATCTCCCGGCGGTCGGGGCCGGCGTCCACGTGGCAGTGGCGGCAGGTCTGGTTGCACCTGCGGCCCACGTTGAGCTGGAGGATCTCGATCCCGGTGGGCCGGAGCGGATGGAGCCCCGCCCCCTCCAGCGCCTCCTCGAAGCTCCGGGCCAGCGGCACGCGCGCCAGCACCGCGCGCTGCTCGCCCGCGTCAGCGAGCGGCAGGCGGCGCTTATGTAAGGTCGGGAGGACGCGATGGGTCGCTGTCATCAAGTGCCCAGTGCCTAGTGCCCAGTGCCCAGGAACTGCGGTCACGAGTGCTCCGGGTGCGCGTTGCGACGGACTCCTGGGCACTTGGGACTGGGCACTGGGCACTGCTGTTTACATCCCCAGCCGTTCGGTGATGTTGCGCATCTGGATGCCGTGCACCAGCGAGGCGCCCCCGCGGATGGCGGCGGCCACGTGCACGGCTTCGGTCATCTGCTCGCTGTCGGCGCCCTTGCGCAGGCAGTCCTGGCTGTAGGCGTCGATGCAGTACGGGCACTGCACCGCGTGCGCCACCGCCAGCGCGATCAGGCTCTTCTCGCGCTCGCTGAGCGCCCCTTCCGCGAAGACGGCGTCGTACCACGCGAAGAACTTCTCCGCCAGCTCCGGCGCGTCCTTGCCGATCTCCCCGAAGCGCGGCAGGTCGTGCGCGTCGTAGTAGTGCGTGTGCATCGTCTCCCGTTTCGTCTTCCTCGTCCGACCGTCGCCGTAGAAACATAACGCCGGGCGCCCGCCCGCGCTTCCACGGACGGATGCCCGACGCTCGATCCCGCTCCACCTCGCGCACGTCGCTGAACAGACAACCGCTTTTCTCACGCAGAGGAAGCAGAGGCAGCGGAGAAAAGCCACGGCAAGCGGTGTGTTCCCTCTGCTAACTCTGCTGACTCTGCGTGAGGCCAGGCTGTTCCAATCTCACCCGCGCTCCACCACCGCGTCCGGGTAGTTCTCCTTGAGCTTCGCGATGAACTTGCGGATGCGGTTGGCGTTGGCGCCCACGTCGCCGCGGCCCACGCGCGAGACGGAGCGGATGTCCACGCGCGAGATCCCCGAGCCGGGCGAGACGCGCACCACCACGTCGTCCACGAAGCCGAACCAGGCGGTCACGTCCACCGCCTCGATCGTCCTCTCCCGGCGATTGGCGGCGGTGACCTCCCACCCCAGGTCGCGCATCGTGCGGTAGGCGGCCGCGTACGCCGAGTCCAGCGGCAACGTCATCAGCACCGGCCCGATGTCGGGGTACGCCTTCCGTTGCTGCGCCGCGATCGAGTCGCCCTCGTACTGCCAGGGGTTGATGTCCAGCGAGTCGCGCAGCTGCCGCGAGAAGGCCAGCGGCGGCGGGTTGGCGAAGTCGGTGGTGATGTCGTGGATCGGCGGGTACTGCCGCGCGCCGCGCCGCCAGTTCCAGGGGACGAGGTACGCCGCCGCGCCCACCAGCAGCGCCACCAGCGCGATGCCGAGCAGCGCCCCGCGCCGGGCCACCAGCGCCGCGGCCACGGCGAGCACGGCGGCCGCGAGCCCCAGCCGGCCCCCCCACTTCATCAGGTCGAAGCCGGTGCGGAAGTGCCACCACCCGAAGCGGGTGCCGGGGCCCCCGCTCGCCACCACCAGCAGGGCGACGACCGCCAGCGCCAGGGCGGCGATCGCCAGGATGCGGTACCAGGGAGGCGGCGCGGGGCCGCGGGCGGGGATGCGGTCGTCGGGAGTCATCGGGCGCCTCGGCGGCGGCGGGTG
This is a stretch of genomic DNA from Longimicrobium sp.. It encodes these proteins:
- a CDS encoding DUF1499 domain-containing protein, with the translated sequence MTPDDRIPARGPAPPPWYRILAIAALALAVVALLVVASGGPGTRFGWWHFRTGFDLMKWGGRLGLAAAVLAVAAALVARRGALLGIALVALLVGAAAYLVPWNWRRGARQYPPIHDITTDFANPPPLAFSRQLRDSLDINPWQYEGDSIAAQQRKAYPDIGPVLMTLPLDSAYAAAYRTMRDLGWEVTAANRRERTIEAVDVTAWFGFVDDVVVRVSPGSGISRVDIRSVSRVGRGDVGANANRIRKFIAKLKENYPDAVVERG
- the arsS gene encoding arsenosugar biosynthesis radical SAM (seleno)protein ArsS (Some members of this family are selenoproteins.); translation: MTATHRVLPTLHKRRLPLADAGEQRAVLARVPLARSFEEALEGAGLHPLRPTGIEILQLNVGRRCNQTCRHCHVDAGPDRREMMPDAVVDRCLEIIEQTAIPTVDITGGAPELHRRWREIVTRARAAGKQVMDRCNLTITLLPNYAYLPEFFAEHGVHVVASLPHYRQKGTDTQRGEGVFEESVAALRRLNALGYGRPGTGLVLDLVTNPVGTFLPGGQKALEQEWRRQLLRLYGIEFNALYTITNMPIARFLEFLQQTGALEEYLERLAAAFNPAAAAGVMCRNTLSVGWDGTLYDCDFNQMLELPVHPRAPRTVFDFDLEALERREIVLGPHCFGCTAGAGSSCGGATVG
- a CDS encoding arsenosugar biosynthesis-associated peroxidase-like protein: MHTHYYDAHDLPRFGEIGKDAPELAEKFFAWYDAVFAEGALSEREKSLIALAVAHAVQCPYCIDAYSQDCLRKGADSEQMTEAVHVAAAIRGGASLVHGIQMRNITERLGM